In one Cyclopterus lumpus isolate fCycLum1 chromosome 24, fCycLum1.pri, whole genome shotgun sequence genomic region, the following are encoded:
- the LOC117727757 gene encoding poly(A) polymerase type 3-like, with the protein MRGQVKVLCARRRRQRGECRSVRRFRVWSEKPRLKSTAGSSQAPQLIPQQYGIGPPINQDQPTEEDLVWTKQLIEMLNTCELFNDEVELQHREKVVKQLESLFEEWIMEICEKLNLPDYVTEKVRVKFLPFGSYHLGVDSKGADIDALCVGTRFVERKDFFTSFFEKLKAQKEVKNIWAIQHAFVPIIKMSYDGIEIDLVFARLLRESVPDILDLQNNSWLKEIDKESILSVNGYRVTAAILRSVPNIHNFRLALRAIKLWAKRRNIYSSKLGFLGGVSWAILVARICQVYLNATASTLVIKFFKVYSLWDWPLPIELKRPESCDLDLPVWNPTVNQNDLMPIITPVYPQQNTAFNVSPSTLVIMTEEIQRGFAITENIQKKKADWSKLFGASNFLKKYQHFIQLQASSATEKQHLEWVGLVESKIRLLVRMLERKPCVNRAHVNLQSFSGSSELNHKERKITKWLIGLDFNVKGSNNLKKDLTCSLMSFSDTLYSLAKRCQVYKEGMTISATYMAEDNLCWEAPGELFQKVSALAAHCSAVQASTSSQPAATSPAPRDTRRHCSTHPEASSKRFKSGEEPTTQGPGSNESSGFSVSVSPSQSVSQASIDRPGTPEPENTSERVKIDQNLPTAELLDLPSVLTRPAAAVKRAIRIQLLMYAHRIRNRDFSVTRVHQILVLPVRVDHWEC; encoded by the exons TCGGTTGAAGAGCACAGCGGGCTCATCCCAAGCCCCCCAGCTGATCCCGCAGCAGTACGGGATCGGCCCTCCCATCAACCAGGATCAGCCCACAGAGGAAGACCTGGTCTGGACCAAACAGCTGATTGAGATGCTGAACACATGCGAGTTGTTCAATGATGAGGTGGAGCTGCAGCACAG ggagAAGGTTGTGAAACAGCTGGAATCCCTCTTTGAGGAGTGGATCATGGAAATATGTGAAAAACTG AACTTACCTGATTacgtgacagaaaaagttaGAGTCAAGTTTCTACCATTCGGCTCCTATCATCTGGGAGTTGACTCCAAAG GCGCTGATATCGACGCCCTTTGCGTTGGCACCAGATTCGTCGAGAGAAAAGACTTCTTCACCTCTTTCTTTGAGAAGCTGAAAGCTCAGAAAGAGGTCAAAAACATATGG GCCATTCAACATGCATTTGTCCCCATCATCAAAATGTCATATGATGGAATTGAG ATCGACTTAGTCTTTGCCCGATTGTTACGCGAAAGCGTCCCAGACATTCTGGATCTTCAAAACAACTCCTGGCTGAAGGAGATCGACAAAGAGTCCATCTTGAGTGTCAATG GCTACAGAGTTACTGCAGCGATCCTGAGGTCTGTGCCGAACATCCACAACTTTAGACTGGCTTTGAGAGCCATCAAGCTGTGGGCCAAAC GTCGAAACATTTACTCCAGCAAGCTGGGCTTCTTGGGAGGTGTGTCGTGGGCCATACTGGTGGCCAGAATCTGCCAAGTGTACCTGAACGCCACAGCGTCCACCCTGGTCATCAaattttttaaagtttacagCCTGTG GGATTGGCCTCTCCCGATTGAGTTGAAGCGTCCGGAGAGCTGCGACTTAGACCTTCCTGTTTGGAATCCCACG GTTAATCAAAATGACCTGATGCCCATCATCACCCCGGTGTACccgcagcagaacacggcattCAACGTGTCTCCCTCCACCCTGGTCATCATGACGGAGGAGATCCAACGGG GCTTTGCCATCACTGAAAATATACAAAAGAAGAAAGCGGACTGGTCCAAACTGTTTGGAGCATCAaactttttaaagaaataccA GCATTTCATCCAGTTGCAAGCTTCCTCGGCCACAGAGAAGCAGCATCTCGAATG GGTTGGCCTGGTGGAGTCAAAAATACGACTCCTGGTCAGAATGCTGGAAAGAAAGCCGTGCGTTAACCGGGCCCACGTTAACCTCCAGTCCTTCTCTGGATCCAGCGAGCTCAATCACAA agagagaaagatcaCAAAGTGGCTGATTGGACTGGACTTCAATGTGAAGGGGTCTAATAACCTGAAAAAAGACCTGACCTGCTCCCTCATGTCCTTCTCTGATACAc TCTACAGTCTGGCAAAACGCTGCCAGGTCTACAAAGAGGGGATGACCATTTCGGCCACGTACATGGCCGAGGACAACCTCTGCTGGGAGGCGCCGGGCGAACTATTCCAAAAG GTATCGGCATTAGCTGCTCACTGCTCCGCCGTCCAGGCGTCCACGTCCAGCCAACCTGCTGCAACCTCCCCCGCTCCacgggacacgaggagacatTGTTCTACCCACCCAGAGGCCTCATCCAAGAGATTCAAGTCTGGCGAGGAGCCAACAACCCAAGGCCCCGGCTCTAATGAGTCCTCGGGCTTCTCCGTCAGCGTGAGTCCGTCTCAGAGTGTGAGCCAAGCGAGCATCGACAGACCCGGCACTCCTGAGCCCGAGAACACAAGCGAGCGAGTCAAAATCGACCAG AATCTGCCCACTGCTGAGCTGTTGGACCTGCCCTCCGTCCTCACCAGGCCTGCTGCAGCCGTGAAACGGGCCATCAGGATTCAACTCCTCATGTACGCGCACAGAATTAGGAACCGCGACTTCTCCGTGACACGTGTACATCAGATCCTAGTTCTCCCGGTGCGAGTAGATCACTGGGAATGTTGA
- the mpv17 gene encoding protein Mpv17 has translation MAGLWRSYQVLMTKYPWTVQLVTAGSLVGVGDVISQQLIERRGLAHHNVRRTAKMMSIGFFFVGPVIGSWYKVLDRLVVGGTKSVAMKKMLVDQLCFAPCFLGAFLCISGALNGLTVEENVTKLKRDYTDALISNYYLWPPVQIANFYFIPLHYRLAVVQVVAVTWNSYLTWKANKM, from the exons ATGGCAGGCCTGTGGAGATCTTACCAAGTCTTGATGACCAAATACCCCTGGACAGTCCAGTTGGTGACCGCTG GGTCTCTGGTGGGTGTCGGTGATGTCATCTCCCAACAGCTGATCGAGAGAAGAGGATTGGCTCATCACAACGTGCGGCGCACGGCCAAGATGATGagcattggctttttttttgtg GGTCCAGTGATCGGCAGCTGGTACAAAGTTTTGGACCGCCTGGTGGTTGGAGGAACAAAGAGTGTCGCCATGAAGAAAATGCTGGTTGACCAG TTGTGCTTCGCCCCGTGTTTCCTGGGAGCTTTCCTCTGCATCTCCGGTGCTCTGAACGGACTGACTGTGGAGGAGAACGTCACCAAGCTCAAGAGG GACTACACAGATGCCCTGATCTCGAATTACTAC CTTTGGCCTCCAGTCCAGATCGCCAATTTCTACTTCATTCCACTCCACTACAG GTTGGCCGTCGTCCAGGTTGTTGCTGTTACTTGGAACTCCTACCTGACCTGGAAGGCCAATAAGATGTGA
- the uts1 gene encoding urotensin 1, whose protein sequence is MKPVPLLLLLSSVLLASHLRPAAGRPRILPGWLDGGGRLQTQQLDEVLLRAAAAAAAVADGASSDLLGDNILRVLRERNPGHLHLLPPEEDEAARTAAHLLKRSEEPPLSIDLTFHLLRNMIQIAKMENQREQAQLNRKVLDEVGK, encoded by the coding sequence ATGAAGCCAGTCCCACTGCTTCTACTCCTCTCCTCGGTCCTCCTCGCATCGCACCTTCGCCCCGCCGCCGGCAGACCgcgcatcctccccggctggctgGATGGCGGCGGCCGCCTCCAGACGCAGCAGCTGGACGAAGTGCTCCTCCGagcggccgccgccgccgccgccgtcgccGACGGCGCCTCCTCCGACCTGCTGGGCGACAACATCCTGCGGGTTCTCCGAGAGAGGAACCCGGGCCACCTGCACCTGCTCCCACCGGAGGAGGACGAGGCGGCGAGGACGGCGGCGCATCTGTTGAAAAGGAGCGAAGAGCCGCCGCTGTCCATCGACCTCACCTTCCACCTGCTGAGGAATATGATCCAGATCGCCAAGatggagaaccagagggagcaGGCTCAGCTCAACCGCAAAGTCCTCGACGAGGTCGGGAAGTAA